From Pantoea vagans:
CGCGCTGCGTGCCGGACGCGACGGCACGCAGGCGCTGGCCTCGTAATCTTGTCTCTTAACGAAACACGCTAATCGCTTCCACCAGCCGGTTAGCCTGATGGGTCATGCGACCTGAAGCCTCGGCGCTTTCAGTTACGCGGGCGGCGTTCTGGTGGGTGATGTCATCAAGATCTTCCACCGCTGAACTGACTTCGCTGAGCGCGGTCGCCTGTTCGGCCGTGGCGGCGCTGATCTGAGCGATCAGGGCAGTCACATTCTGTACCTGTGACACGATATCCTGCATCGTCCGGCCCGCCGCGCTGGCGTGATCATTGCCCGACTGAACGCGGCTGGCGCTGGTTTCGACCAGCATTTTAATCTCGCTGGCGGCTTTGGCACTGCGCTGTGCAAGGCTACGGACTTCGCCTGCCACCACCGCAAAGCCTTTGCCCTGCTCACCGGCCCGTGCCGCTTCTACTGCGGCGTTCAGCGCCAGAATATTGGTCTGGAATGCAATGCCGTCAATAACGCTGGTAATATTGGCAATCCGCTTTGAACTGTCAGCAATTTCGCCCATCATGCCCATCATCTCGGTCATCACCTCGCCCCCTTTGCTGGCTGCCTGGCTGGTGTCGACTGACAGGGTATTCACCTCGTTCGCCGTTTCAGTATTGCTCTTCACCGTGGCGGTCATTTCGTTCATGGTGGCTGCAGTCTGCTGTACGTTGGCCGCGGCCTGCTCCGTACGGCGGCTGAGTTCGTTGTTGCTGCGGGCAATGGCGTCGCTGGCGCTCAGCACATTGATCGCCTGACCGCTGACATCATCCACCAGCCAGCGGAACATCAATCCGAGCTGATCGATAGCGCGAAGCGTGACGCCGACCTCATCCACGCGGTCCATCTGC
This genomic window contains:
- a CDS encoding PAS domain-containing methyl-accepting chemotaxis protein, which codes for MRNNQPVSQREYQFDDHATLMSTTDLNSHITYANDAFIEASGFSAEEINGQPHNMVRHPDMPPEAFADMWATLKQGEPWTALVKNRRKNGDHYWVRANAIPVVRDGKVQGYMSVRTKPTAEEVRQIEALYQDFREGRARGRRFHKGLLVRSGWRRPASILKTLPLRWRIRSTLLALLPLSVAGVWALGMTHAALAGFTAGMAALLTLSSLWLEHQISRPIERMCKQALSVATGASHKVEQMDRVDEVGVTLRAIDQLGLMFRWLVDDVSGQAINVLSASDAIARSNNELSRRTEQAAANVQQTAATMNEMTATVKSNTETANEVNTLSVDTSQAASKGGEVMTEMMGMMGEIADSSKRIANITSVIDGIAFQTNILALNAAVEAARAGEQGKGFAVVAGEVRSLAQRSAKAASEIKMLVETSASRVQSGNDHASAAGRTMQDIVSQVQNVTALIAQISAATAEQATALSEVSSAVEDLDDITHQNAARVTESAEASGRMTHQANRLVEAISVFR